The following nucleotide sequence is from Nocardioides daedukensis.
GAGCCTGATCAAGCCGACCTTCATCACGGCGACCATCGGCTATGGAGCGATGGTGATCGGGGTCGGGATGCTCGGCGTGCTCGCGCTCTACCTCGACATCGACGTGCTGGAGGGGGACGTGAACAACATTGTCCCGCAGATGGCCTCGTCCTACCTGCCGCTGGCCCTGCTGGTGCTGTTCTTCATCATGATCATCGGCGCGCTCTCCTCGACCGCGGACTCGGACCTCTCGGCCCTTTCCTCGATCGTGATGGCCGACATCTATGGCCAGAACATCGCCGGCAAGGAGAACGCCGACCCGAAGACGATGCTGCTGATCGGGCGGATCACGATGGTGGTCGCCACCGCGATCGCGATCGCGCTGGCCAGCCTCAAGCTCGACATCCTCGACCTGCTGGTCTTCGTCGGGGCCCTCTGGGGTGCGCTGGTCTTCCCGGTGATCGCCAGCTTCTACTGGCGCAAGGTCACCAACTCCGCCTTCACCGTCTCGGTGATCGCGGCGCTGGCCACCTTCATCCCGGTCCGCTTCGGGTGGATCCCGATGGACGGCGTGGCGGGCATCGTGGTCGACCTGCTCAACGTCGTCGGGATCGGCGTCGTCGCAGGGCTGATGGTCTTCGGCTTCCTCGGCCAGCGGGTCGCCCTCATCGTCGGCGTCCTCGCCGCCGTGGTGTCGGGACCGTTCGTGATCGGGTTCCTGCACGACTACGCCACGTTGAGTGGATCGCTCGTCGCCTACGCGGTGAGCACGATCGTCTGCGCGGCCATGTCGTTCCGTTCCGAGATGGAGTTTGACTTCGCGCTGATCAAGCAGCGGACCGGCGACTTCGACACCGGCGAGCAGGCAGCGGTGCCTGACGCCGGCGACGAGCCGCTGCCCGCAGGAAAGGCAGGCAAGTGATGGATGCAACCGCACTGGCACTCACCATCTATGTGCTGATCTGGCCGATCATCGTGGCGATCGTGCTCGCCGTCATCGGCGGTGCGTTCTTCCGCGAGTGGGCGCAGGCCCGCCGTGACGGCCGTCCGATGATCTGAGCAACGTGCGGCCTCGGGTGACCACCGTGACAACCACCGTGGTCACCCGAGGCCCGCCAGCGGCTCAGGCCCAACTAGACTGACCCCTGTT
It contains:
- a CDS encoding sodium:solute symporter family protein codes for the protein MEQFGIPLVVLLLVIFYGGTFWISLSIGKKNENADGYMTAGNDIGFGISAASMTATWIWASSMYASATSGYTYGISGPIHYGLWGALMILFIYPFGKRIREVAPKAHTLAEVMHARHGASSQLLLAGSNVVGSLISLMSNFLAGGLLIALLSPFNFVQGVFIVALGVLLYSLWSGFRASVLTDFVQVAAMLGAVAILVPVIFFSAGFPAAFETGAGNLTAHQSNFFSSEAFLNQGAPYIAAVLAYAIGNQTIAQRLFAVRESLIKPTFITATIGYGAMVIGVGMLGVLALYLDIDVLEGDVNNIVPQMASSYLPLALLVLFFIMIIGALSSTADSDLSALSSIVMADIYGQNIAGKENADPKTMLLIGRITMVVATAIAIALASLKLDILDLLVFVGALWGALVFPVIASFYWRKVTNSAFTVSVIAALATFIPVRFGWIPMDGVAGIVVDLLNVVGIGVVAGLMVFGFLGQRVALIVGVLAAVVSGPFVIGFLHDYATLSGSLVAYAVSTIVCAAMSFRSEMEFDFALIKQRTGDFDTGEQAAVPDAGDEPLPAGKAGK
- a CDS encoding putative transporter small subunit, translating into MDATALALTIYVLIWPIIVAIVLAVIGGAFFREWAQARRDGRPMI